Proteins encoded together in one uncultured Desulfosarcina sp. window:
- a CDS encoding ABC transporter permease yields MHLKKTIYTPESSLASPRKMLRDMLNDLWAGRELAWRLAVRDISAQYRQAFLGILWAFILPLANTATWIFLSGSGIVAVKETTLPYPIYVFSGSMLWAIFMDAVNAPLQQTNAAKIMLAKLNFPRESIVVSGIYQALFNAGIKIILLLATLLFMGVIPGWRLLLFPIGLISLVLVGTAIGLLLTPVGVLYSDIGKGMPLLMQFLMYLTPVVFPIPRTGIAATIFAINPLTPIIVTARDWLTGQPSEYIFSFIVINILTLLLLITVWIVFRLAMPILIERVSS; encoded by the coding sequence ATGCACCTTAAAAAAACCATCTATACCCCGGAATCCTCTCTGGCGAGCCCCAGGAAAATGTTGCGGGATATGCTCAACGACTTATGGGCTGGTCGAGAGCTGGCATGGCGTCTGGCCGTACGGGATATTTCCGCACAATACCGTCAAGCCTTTTTAGGAATTCTCTGGGCCTTTATACTCCCACTGGCCAATACAGCTACCTGGATTTTCTTGAGCGGATCTGGCATCGTTGCGGTAAAAGAAACCACCCTTCCGTATCCAATCTATGTTTTTTCGGGCAGCATGCTCTGGGCTATTTTCATGGATGCCGTCAATGCCCCGCTGCAGCAGACCAATGCGGCAAAAATCATGCTGGCCAAGCTTAATTTTCCCCGTGAGTCCATCGTTGTCTCGGGCATCTATCAAGCCCTGTTCAATGCAGGCATCAAAATTATTCTGTTATTGGCTACCCTGCTCTTTATGGGTGTTATTCCGGGATGGCGCCTGCTACTGTTTCCCATTGGATTGATATCCCTGGTACTGGTCGGCACCGCCATTGGCCTACTCCTGACCCCTGTCGGTGTCCTGTATAGCGATATCGGCAAAGGGATGCCCCTGCTGATGCAATTTCTGATGTACCTCACCCCTGTCGTTTTTCCGATCCCTAGAACTGGTATTGCCGCTACCATTTTCGCCATAAACCCCCTGACCCCGATTATCGTTACCGCCCGCGACTGGCTAACAGGCCAGCCGAGTGAATATATTTTCAGTTTTATCGTCATCAACATTTTGACCTTGCTTCTTTTGATTACTGTCTGGATCGTTTTTCGCTTGGCAATGCCAATTCTTATTGAGCGGGTGAGTTCCTGA
- a CDS encoding DegT/DnrJ/EryC1/StrS family aminotransferase produces the protein MVQQVISDKPIYVTQPQLPPIEAFIPYLERIWDSKRLTNKGPFHQELEKALCDYLGTQHLALFTNGTLALVTALQALRISGEVITTPYSFVATAHSLLWNGIKPVFVDIDPLTLNIDPLKIEAAITPKTTAILPVHCYGNPCDVQAIQTIADNYNLKVIYDAAHSFGVQVGNRSILGHGDLSVLSFHATKVFNTFEGGAIVCPDAKTKQHIDNLKNFGFVNETTVVASGINGKMNEFSAALGLLQLKYVDQVLTRRHEIDRTYRSRLADVPGIYCVERGCQTRDNHAYFPVLVGPEYPLSRDALYEFLRSHGIYGRRYFYPLISDFPMYRGLPSAARNNLPVAASISEQVICLPIYPNLAKSDQIRICKVIKQHRT, from the coding sequence ATGGTACAACAAGTGATATCTGATAAACCAATCTACGTAACGCAGCCCCAGCTTCCTCCAATAGAGGCGTTCATCCCCTACCTGGAAAGAATCTGGGACAGCAAGCGGCTCACTAACAAGGGGCCCTTCCATCAGGAGTTGGAAAAGGCATTGTGCGACTATCTTGGCACCCAACATCTTGCCTTATTTACGAACGGCACCTTAGCGCTGGTAACGGCACTACAAGCCTTGCGGATCAGTGGAGAAGTCATCACCACGCCCTATTCCTTCGTCGCGACCGCACACTCACTGCTCTGGAACGGGATCAAACCCGTCTTCGTCGACATCGATCCTTTGACACTCAATATTGATCCGTTAAAGATCGAAGCCGCCATCACCCCCAAAACTACGGCGATTCTCCCAGTTCATTGCTATGGCAACCCCTGTGACGTGCAGGCTATTCAGACGATTGCGGACAACTACAACCTCAAAGTAATCTACGACGCGGCGCATTCCTTCGGCGTTCAGGTTGGCAACCGCAGCATACTCGGGCATGGAGACCTTTCGGTGCTAAGCTTTCACGCCACAAAAGTCTTCAACACCTTCGAAGGAGGCGCCATCGTGTGCCCCGATGCAAAAACCAAACAGCACATCGACAACCTCAAAAACTTCGGTTTCGTTAACGAGACGACCGTGGTTGCATCGGGCATCAATGGCAAAATGAACGAATTCAGTGCCGCGTTAGGTCTGCTCCAGCTTAAATACGTTGACCAAGTCCTTACTCGCAGACACGAAATCGACCGCACCTATCGTTCACGCCTCGCGGATGTTCCGGGGATTTACTGCGTTGAACGTGGTTGCCAGACTCGCGACAATCATGCTTATTTCCCTGTCCTGGTCGGCCCTGAGTATCCGCTTAGCCGTGATGCCCTCTATGAGTTCCTACGCAGTCACGGAATTTATGGGCGTCGCTACTTCTATCCGCTGATTTCGGATTTTCCAATGTATCGTGGGCTTCCGTCCGCGGCACGCAACAATTTACCGGTGGCAGCATCTATTTCCGAACAGGTTATTTGCTTGCCTATCTATCCGAATTTGGCAAAGTCAGACCAAATTCGCATTTGTAAGGTTATCAAACAGCATCGGACATAG
- a CDS encoding winged helix-turn-helix domain-containing protein, which translates to MQNLLTGLISSRTRIKLLVRFFFNPDTKSYLRELAKEFNLSTNSVREELNQLTKTRLLKSEKSGRQIYYTANKEHRLFPELKSMVGKVLGLDQVIEGIVNRLGDLEVAYLLDDYAEGRDTGIVDLLLVGEINSYHLNDLSRKTERYINRKIRTLVMSREELESFVPALKNRPHFLIWEALPNDVKTGRGRH; encoded by the coding sequence ATGCAGAACCTTCTTACCGGACTTATATCTTCTAGAACTAGGATAAAGCTTCTGGTAAGGTTTTTTTTCAATCCGGACACCAAGTCCTATCTTCGCGAACTTGCCAAGGAGTTCAATCTTTCAACCAATTCGGTAAGGGAAGAATTGAACCAACTGACCAAAACCCGGTTGCTCAAATCGGAAAAAAGCGGGCGTCAGATTTATTACACAGCCAATAAAGAACATCGGCTGTTTCCGGAACTCAAGTCCATGGTGGGTAAAGTCTTGGGGTTGGATCAGGTTATCGAGGGCATTGTTAATAGATTGGGCGACCTGGAAGTGGCTTATCTCTTGGACGATTATGCGGAGGGCAGGGATACCGGGATCGTCGATTTATTGCTGGTGGGCGAAATCAATTCCTACCATCTCAATGATTTGAGTAGAAAAACAGAACGATATATTAATCGAAAAATCCGGACGCTGGTAATGAGCCGAGAAGAGTTGGAAAGCTTTGTTCCGGCGCTGAAAAATCGGCCTCATTTTCTTATTTGGGAAGCTTTGCCAAACGACGTCAAGACGGGTCGGGGGAGACACTAA
- a CDS encoding glycosyltransferase — MENQNIIRRLPAPIAVSEQEWPESTTPVVSVCCMTYNHENFIRKCLDGVLNQETLFPIEILVHDDASTDQTASIIQKYEKRYPNSIKAIYQEENQWSKGVRPNPAFNFPRAQGKYIAFCEGDDYWSDKGKLQQQFDIIEKYPDVKLCFHKVLVVHDGDHARLGTPTPILTKTFYSCRELVSTNIIPTCSVLAIREAVIETPDWYYKLPMNDWPRWISACKDGYAYGINKVMGVYRIHSGGIWSAQNVGVKVISDYDFYCEIEKNGPICSRALAADARRALVRKLINQEEERLFRIRNHVIFGPLLKLWEKFINKNIFS, encoded by the coding sequence ATGGAGAATCAAAATATAATTAGGCGATTACCTGCTCCAATTGCTGTCAGCGAGCAAGAATGGCCAGAATCTACCACGCCGGTCGTTAGCGTATGCTGCATGACATACAACCATGAAAATTTTATCCGCAAGTGTCTCGATGGTGTTCTGAATCAAGAGACATTATTCCCAATTGAGATCTTAGTTCATGATGACGCATCCACAGACCAAACGGCGAGCATTATTCAAAAATATGAGAAACGATATCCGAATAGTATAAAGGCTATCTATCAAGAAGAGAACCAATGGTCAAAAGGTGTTCGGCCAAACCCAGCATTCAACTTCCCACGAGCACAAGGCAAATATATAGCGTTCTGTGAAGGCGATGACTACTGGTCAGACAAAGGCAAGCTCCAACAGCAATTCGATATCATAGAGAAGTATCCCGATGTCAAATTGTGCTTTCACAAAGTCCTTGTCGTACACGATGGTGATCATGCTCGGTTGGGGACGCCCACTCCAATTTTAACTAAAACTTTCTATTCTTGTAGGGAACTTGTCAGCACAAATATAATTCCTACATGCTCTGTTCTCGCGATTCGCGAAGCTGTAATCGAGACACCAGACTGGTACTACAAACTTCCAATGAATGACTGGCCTAGATGGATTAGTGCTTGTAAAGATGGATATGCATATGGAATCAACAAAGTGATGGGAGTCTACAGAATACATAGTGGTGGGATATGGAGCGCACAAAACGTGGGTGTTAAGGTTATCAGTGATTATGATTTTTATTGTGAGATAGAAAAAAATGGCCCCATCTGCTCGCGGGCACTGGCGGCCGATGCAAGGCGAGCGTTGGTTAGAAAATTGATTAACCAAGAAGAAGAAAGGCTTTTTCGAATAAGAAATCATGTTATTTTTGGTCCGCTATTAAAGCTATGGGAAAAATTTATTAATAAAAATATTTTCTCATGA
- a CDS encoding sulfotransferase — translation MIQKIALHGVPRSGTSWVGEIFNSSPHTIYQFQPLFSYALKDFLTPASTATEIGDFFDRLCTAEDDFISQRIKRKQGEFPIFEKMAPTHVVYKEVRYINILCNMMRKTDDVFFIFIIRNPLSVINSWLKAPREFRRDLGWKEREEWRYALKKNMNRPEEYNGYEKWKEAAYLFHSLHNRYPQRVRIICYSDLIADPYEVTQQAFNAVSLPFTIETEKFLFESTATDNSDPYSVYRSNASDDKWKNELDGKIRDEILTDLDGTVLEKYV, via the coding sequence ATGATTCAAAAAATTGCCTTGCACGGCGTTCCCCGTTCAGGAACATCTTGGGTTGGCGAAATTTTTAATAGTTCGCCACATACGATTTATCAGTTTCAGCCTCTATTTTCTTACGCTCTCAAGGATTTTTTAACACCGGCTTCAACAGCAACGGAGATCGGAGACTTCTTTGACCGCTTATGTACGGCAGAAGATGATTTCATCAGTCAAAGAATAAAACGTAAGCAGGGTGAATTTCCTATTTTTGAAAAGATGGCGCCCACTCATGTAGTATATAAAGAAGTGCGTTACATCAACATCCTATGCAATATGATGCGAAAGACCGATGACGTATTTTTCATTTTCATAATCAGAAACCCGCTTTCCGTTATAAACTCATGGCTAAAGGCGCCTAGGGAGTTCCGACGCGATTTGGGATGGAAGGAGCGCGAAGAGTGGCGGTACGCGTTGAAAAAAAATATGAATCGTCCGGAAGAATATAACGGATATGAAAAATGGAAAGAGGCCGCCTATCTTTTCCATAGTTTGCATAACCGATATCCCCAACGGGTTCGCATAATATGTTATTCCGATTTAATAGCTGATCCATATGAGGTGACGCAACAGGCCTTCAATGCGGTATCGCTCCCATTCACGATAGAAACCGAGAAGTTTCTATTTGAAAGTACGGCCACGGATAATTCTGATCCTTATTCTGTTTACCGATCCAATGCCTCTGACGATAAATGGAAAAACGAGTTAGACGGGAAAATACGGGATGAAATATTGACCGATCTTGATGGCACCGTTCTTGAAAAATATGTTTAA
- a CDS encoding polysaccharide ABC transporter ATP-binding protein translates to MNADTLIKVEGLSKKFCRDLKKSLWYGMKDLGREILGRPHGGKGGLRSDEFWAVNDVSFELKRGECLGLIGRNGAGKTTLLRMLNGLIKLDRGRIEMRGRLGALIALGAGFNPILTGLENIYINAAILGLRKSQVDSKLDDIIDFSELGEFIDMPVQSYSSGMSVRLGFSVAAILIQPDILFLDEVLAVGDIGFTIKCLNAVRGLSQHSAVVFVSHNMQYISDFCTRVMVLNRGKVILDAANPADGIDCYYSLMDQRFKVSGTGEAEILDINLLTKDRPAAVSESPQNAEIVIAQGTDATVQLAINVDRKNTKVALTLCIMDEAMTPVLGVPVCANDGTHAQIVGPKIRLDIPLGAIELNSGKYSLMVAVSDAQTKELLLRVQGLIPFRVFAVRSYWAKFVRPACLVADMPPNRVQSDKSLNQAENGTTSDI, encoded by the coding sequence ATGAATGCTGACACATTGATCAAAGTCGAAGGCCTTTCCAAAAAATTCTGCCGCGACCTGAAAAAATCTCTCTGGTACGGTATGAAGGACTTGGGGCGTGAAATTCTTGGCCGACCCCACGGGGGGAAAGGCGGATTGCGTTCTGATGAATTCTGGGCGGTTAACGATGTCAGCTTTGAACTGAAGCGAGGAGAATGCCTGGGGCTGATCGGGCGGAATGGAGCGGGAAAAACCACCCTCCTGCGGATGCTCAACGGGCTCATCAAGCTGGACCGCGGACGCATCGAGATGCGCGGGCGGTTGGGGGCCTTGATTGCGCTCGGGGCAGGATTTAATCCGATTCTGACTGGCCTAGAAAATATTTACATCAATGCCGCCATTCTGGGGCTACGTAAGAGCCAGGTCGACAGCAAGTTGGATGATATCATCGACTTTTCCGAACTCGGCGAATTTATCGACATGCCGGTCCAAAGCTATAGTTCCGGAATGAGTGTCCGGCTGGGGTTCTCGGTGGCGGCCATTCTCATCCAGCCGGATATCCTTTTTCTGGATGAAGTGTTGGCGGTGGGCGATATCGGTTTCACCATCAAATGCCTCAATGCCGTTCGCGGTCTCTCCCAGCATTCGGCGGTTGTCTTTGTCTCACACAACATGCAATATATTTCGGACTTCTGCACGCGCGTTATGGTTTTGAACCGCGGCAAAGTAATTCTCGACGCAGCGAATCCAGCGGATGGGATCGACTGCTATTACAGCTTGATGGATCAGCGTTTCAAGGTCAGCGGAACCGGTGAAGCCGAAATACTGGATATCAATCTCCTAACCAAGGACCGCCCTGCTGCCGTCTCAGAGTCTCCACAAAATGCCGAGATCGTCATCGCGCAGGGAACAGATGCAACCGTCCAACTGGCAATTAACGTAGATCGGAAGAATACTAAAGTAGCGCTTACCCTCTGTATCATGGATGAAGCCATGACGCCGGTTCTTGGTGTACCTGTTTGTGCAAACGATGGAACCCATGCGCAGATAGTTGGGCCAAAGATCCGCCTTGACATACCGCTCGGGGCCATTGAATTGAATAGCGGAAAATACAGTTTGATGGTTGCCGTCAGCGACGCACAAACTAAGGAGCTCCTTTTGCGCGTACAGGGGCTGATTCCGTTCCGGGTTTTCGCAGTAAGAAGTTACTGGGCAAAATTCGTGCGACCGGCATGCCTGGTCGCAGACATGCCGCCAAATCGTGTGCAATCAGACAAGTCTTTAAACCAAGCCGAAAATGGTACAACAAGTGATATCTGA
- a CDS encoding WbqC family protein, which produces MKLAVMQPYFFPYIGYFQLLNFVDKWVVFDDTQFINKGWINRNRILHPEINKEWQYITIPLKNRKQTDRIDNIEIFESGKWKKEILGKLSAYRKKAPFYNNVLALIKECLSFKETNLSKFVVHTLQLTADYLSIKTPMCIQSHLHFDLSCIDHPGQWVLRIAEQIGATEYINPHGGAKIYREDEFDRSGINLRFLKPKLRSYSQQQTPFIPGLSVIDVMMWNSVNEIKEVFLQDFSIVKKSDLSANR; this is translated from the coding sequence ATGAAACTAGCTGTCATGCAACCCTATTTTTTCCCGTACATCGGTTATTTCCAGCTATTGAATTTTGTAGATAAATGGGTTGTTTTTGATGACACACAATTTATTAACAAAGGTTGGATCAATCGAAATCGTATTCTTCATCCGGAAATTAATAAGGAGTGGCAATATATAACAATTCCGTTGAAAAATAGGAAGCAAACCGACCGAATCGACAACATTGAAATCTTTGAATCAGGCAAATGGAAAAAAGAAATACTTGGGAAATTAAGTGCTTATAGGAAAAAGGCGCCTTTTTACAATAATGTCCTTGCATTGATTAAGGAGTGCCTATCCTTCAAGGAAACCAATCTTTCTAAATTTGTCGTGCATACCCTGCAATTGACCGCCGACTACCTATCGATCAAAACGCCGATGTGCATTCAGTCGCACTTGCATTTTGATCTTTCATGCATTGATCACCCTGGGCAATGGGTATTGAGAATTGCAGAACAGATAGGCGCAACGGAATACATCAATCCTCACGGAGGGGCTAAAATATATAGGGAAGACGAATTTGATCGGTCAGGCATCAACTTGAGATTCCTCAAACCAAAACTTCGTTCCTACAGCCAGCAGCAGACTCCTTTTATCCCTGGCCTATCTGTGATTGATGTAATGATGTGGAATAGTGTAAATGAGATAAAAGAGGTTTTCTTGCAAGACTTCTCGATAGTTAAGAAGAGCGATCTGAGCGCTAATAGATAG